In one window of Meleagris gallopavo isolate NT-WF06-2002-E0010 breed Aviagen turkey brand Nicholas breeding stock chromosome 4, Turkey_5.1, whole genome shotgun sequence DNA:
- the LOC109367120 gene encoding uncharacterized protein LOC109367120 isoform X1, which produces MGFHLCWAVHLQGRWEAQEEQPPAPLSHAALPCTALLTGLLVWNWYPCSFWTDLENNASLIFPLPSGDVGPRPAVESGVSIAVEKISRYEQQLIELSSHLWDHLFPYMLDCPSARQMGNTVGAAACSSFLCLPPLHSPAHRVSGLELVSLASVVSVYQQGTVDKATAIWWCGASTCSGVRSQPSSGKALGKYKGHFIIFWEPDRLHFGAVLSFLGNVTTSSSS; this is translated from the exons ATGGGTTTCCATCTGTgctgggctgtccatctgcaaggcagatgggaagcacaggaggagcagcctcctgctcctctctcccatgctgccctcccctgcacagccctgctcaccgggcttctggtctggaattggtaTCCTTGCTCATTTTGGACTGACTTAGAAAATAATGCCTCATTGATTTTTCCACTGCCATCAGGTGATGTGGGGCCTCGACCTGCAGTGGAGTCAGGAGTAAGCATAGCAGTGGAAAAGATTTCGA gatACGAACAGCAGTTGATCGAATTGAGCTCACACCTTTGGGATCACCTGTTTCCATATATGTTGGattgtccatctgcaag gcagatgggaaacacagtaggagcagctgcctgctcctctTTCTTATGCTTACCTCCCTTGCATAGCCCTGCTCACCGAGTTTCTGGTCTGGAGTTGGTTTCCTTGGCCAGTGTGGTCTCAGTCTACCAGCAAGGCACAGTTGACAAGGCCACTGCAATctggtggtgtggtgccagcacctgcagtggggtcaggagtcagccaagcagtggaaaagctttgggtaAGTACAAGGGACATTTCATAATATTTTGGGAGCCAGACAGACTACATTTTGGAGCTGTCTTATCTTTTTTGGGAAACGTGACCACCAGTTCTTCCAGTTAA
- the LOC109367120 gene encoding uncharacterized protein LOC109367120 isoform X2, giving the protein MGFHLCWAVHLQGRWEAQEEQPPAPLSHAALPCTALLTGLLVWNWYPCSFWTDLENNASLIFPLPSGDVGPRPAVESGVSIAVEKISRYEQQLIELSSHLWDHLFPYMLDCPSARQMGNTVGAAACSSFLCLPPLHSPAHRVSGLELVSLASVVSVYQQGTVDKATAIWWCGASTCSGVRSQPSSGKALGHKHQ; this is encoded by the exons ATGGGTTTCCATCTGTgctgggctgtccatctgcaaggcagatgggaagcacaggaggagcagcctcctgctcctctctcccatgctgccctcccctgcacagccctgctcaccgggcttctggtctggaattggtaTCCTTGCTCATTTTGGACTGACTTAGAAAATAATGCCTCATTGATTTTTCCACTGCCATCAGGTGATGTGGGGCCTCGACCTGCAGTGGAGTCAGGAGTAAGCATAGCAGTGGAAAAGATTTCGA gatACGAACAGCAGTTGATCGAATTGAGCTCACACCTTTGGGATCACCTGTTTCCATATATGTTGGattgtccatctgcaag gcagatgggaaacacagtaggagcagctgcctgctcctctTTCTTATGCTTACCTCCCTTGCATAGCCCTGCTCACCGAGTTTCTGGTCTGGAGTTGGTTTCCTTGGCCAGTGTGGTCTCAGTCTACCAGCAAGGCACAGTTGACAAGGCCACTGCAATctggtggtgtggtgccagcacctgcagtggggtcaggagtcagccaagcagtggaaaagctttgg GACATAAACACCAGTGA